A stretch of Aedes aegypti strain LVP_AGWG chromosome 2, AaegL5.0 Primary Assembly, whole genome shotgun sequence DNA encodes these proteins:
- the LOC110675427 gene encoding uncharacterized protein LOC110675427 produces the protein MEAHPAVAKGLKFCVESGYRNEAAYNGVWKNIATELNSMGPPIRSPKEWQKVWTDFKLKIKNKLVHNKREANATGGGPNKMKVLSPIEEAVAKLLSLDKTVNHSGSTFGLPRHVTSPINQPGSPLLSSTRQQLVIDEANLLEEEDLPELDEPSDEEVETVENTSTHRSTERTTNTKQRKRQDKSNQDLRNELLVEQTKLMKKIAENSTECARYARKMYKLREEEFKHQREHSLRKENDRKEELEFKMELLKYKQRKLDLLERRERKH, from the exons ATGGAAGCCCATCCGGCGGTGGCCAAAGGGCTGAAATTTTGTGTGGAAAGCGGATACCGTAACGAAGCAGCATACAACGGTGTGTGGAAAAATATTGCCACCGAACTGAACAGCATGGGACCGCCAATACGATCTCCTAAAGAATGGCAAAAA GTATGGACCGATTTCAagctgaaaataaaaaacaaattggTTCACAACAAACGCGAAGCCAATGCAACTGGTGGAGGACcaaataaaatgaaagttttgtcCCCCATCGAAGAGGCAGTTGCAAAGCTTTTATCGCTTGATAAAACAGTAAACCATTCTG GTTCCACATTCGGTTTACCCCGTCATGTAACAAGCCCTATCAATCAACCGGGATCGCCTCTTCTTTCAAGTACGCGGCAACAGTTGGTGATTGATGAGGCTAACTTATTAGAAGAAGAGGATCTACCGGAGTTAGACGAGCCATCCGATGAAGAAGTGGAAACCGTTGAGAACACCAGCACCCACCGTAGTACCGAGCGCACCACCAATACAAAACAACGTAAGCGACAAGATAAAAGCAACCAAGATTTGCGGAATGAGTTGCTGGTAGAACAGACCAAGTTAATGAAGAAGATAGCGGAGAACTCAACTGAGTGCGCTCGTTACGCCCGCAAGATGTACAAGTTAAGAGAGGAAGAGTTCAAACATCAACGCGAACATTCACTACGAAAGGAAAACGATAGAAAGGAAGAGTTGGAGTTCAAAATGGAGCtattaaaatacaaacaaagAAAACTCGACCTTCTGGAGCGTAGGGAGAGGAAGCATTGA